The following coding sequences lie in one Lolium perenne isolate Kyuss_39 chromosome 2, Kyuss_2.0, whole genome shotgun sequence genomic window:
- the LOC127335894 gene encoding WD repeat-containing protein YMR102C, producing the protein MASCQLVRSSSSSRMELEDEAFFDTHQELLASPASNPAPAPALPWSSSNALDSVQERKERFLRSMGLECSPSPSPKHADPVCPASEVDDDEEAVPDTGRFSSQSEENDCSMSSWSTEETTSYGDGASDDNSVSGSSKDDGSKVSRSSSSFSFIRRLMSRNGKASGAPRTVERRRSGWLERLGVAACVVDLTGDEPSTSSSDSEQSRGGRYERIKVRSYRKRSKELSAVYQGQVIKAHDGAILTMKFSPDGQFLATGGEDGVVRVWGVSQSDDCKIPTDDPSCVYLKSRRKHGLAPVSADTEKLCKVKSMKKTGDSACIVIPASVFHISEEPLHEFFGHSGDVLDLSWSNNKHLLSASTDKTVRLWEIGSANCISVFPHSNFVTCVQFDPTNDNCFITGSIDGKVRVWDITRGSVADWVDVRDIVTAVCYRPDGKGAVVGTITGNCRFYDASDNNLLRLETQIALNGKKSSLKRITSFQFCPINPSKLMVTSADSKIRILDGTNVIQNYSGLRSGSCQMSASFTPDGQHIVSASEDSNVYVWNRENQDESVWRQAKTTYSSERFQSNDAAVAIPWIGIKPRSHVSLASQMQFKYTSSCSGDCSSTNSSTPRSSAPGIFSLNQELFTEPSCKGPAATWPEEMLPSCSIGANLDESQYKLLRNCSQSTSNSWGRVIVTAGWDGRIRSFQNYGLPVHQ; encoded by the exons ATGGCGTCCTGCCAATTAGTGCGAAGCTCCAGCAGTAGCAGGATGGAGTTGGAAGACGAAGCCTTCTTCGACACACACCAAGAGTTGCTGGCGTCGCCGGCATCCAACCCAGCGCCAGCGCCGGCATTGCCGTGGTCGTCATCCAACGCCCTCGACAGCGTGCAAGAGCGGAAGGAGCGGTTCCTCAGAAGCATGGGCCTCGAGTGCAGCCCCAGCCCAAGCCCCAAGCACGCAGATCCTGTCTGCCCCGCCAGCGaagtcgacgacgacgaggaggctgTGCCGGACACCGGGAGGTTCTCGTCGCAGTCCGAGGAGAACGactgctccatgtccagctggtcCACGGAGGAGACCACCAGCTACGGCGACGGCGCGTCGGACGACAATTCCGTCAGCGGGTCCAGCAAGGACGACGGCAGCAAGGTCAGCCGGAGCTCCAGCTCCTTCTCCTTCATCAGGAGGCTCATGAGCCGGAACGGTAAGGCTTCTGGTGCTCCGAGGACGGTcgagaggaggaggagcgggTGGCTTGAGAGGCTCGGCGTGGCAGCCTGTGTGGTGGATCTTACAGGGGATGAGCCCAGCACCAGCTCCTCCGACAGCGAGCAGAGTCGGGGTGGGAGGTATGAGAGGATTAAGGTCCGCTCCTACCGGAAGCGGTCCAAGGAATTGTCTGCCGTGTACCAAGGCCAAGTGATCAAGGCACACGACGGTGCCATCCTGACGATGAAGTTCAGCCCCGACGGGCAGTTCCTCGCGACCGGCGGCGAAGATGGAGTTGTCAGGGTTTGGGGTGTTTCGCAGTCTGATGACTGTAAGATTCCTACGGATGATCCCTCTTGCGTCTACCTCAAATCGCGGCGCAAGCATGGGCTGGCGCCGGTGAGTGCTGACACCGAGAAGTTATGCAAGGTCAAGAGCATGAAGAAAACTGGAGACTCTGCTTGCATTGTGATTCCGGCATCGGTTTTCCACATATCGGAGGAGCCGCTGCACGAGTTCTTTGGCCACTCTGGTGATGTGTTGGATCTTTCCTGGTCAAACAACAAG CATCTACTGTCTGCATCAACAGACAAGACCGTCCGCCTGTGGGAAATTGGATCTGCAAACTGCATCAGCGTTTTTCCGCATAGCAACTTTG TGACTTGTGTCCAATTTGATCCGACCAACGACAATTGCTTCATCACTGGATCCATTGACGGCAAAGTCCGTGTATGGGACATCACTAGAGGCAGCGTCGCGGACTGGGTGGATGTTAGGGACATAGTTACGGCGGTCTGTTACCGACCTGATGGAAAG GGTGCAGTTGTTGGAACCATTACTGGAAATTGCCGGTTTTATGATGCATCAGATAATAACCTCCTGAGGTTGGAAACTCAGATTGCACTCAACGGCAAGAAATCATCTCTCAAGAGAATCACAAGTTTTCAG TTCTGTCCAATCAACCCAAGTAAACTTATGGTAACATCTGCCGACTCAAAGATCAGGATACTGGATGGAACCAATGTGATTCAAAATTACAGTG GACTTCGAAGTGGTTCGTGCCAGATGTCTGCATCATTCACTCCTGATGGGCAGCATATAGTGTCTGCTAGTGAAGACTCCAATGTTTATGTTTGGAACCGTGAGAACCAAGATGAATCTGTATGGCGACAAGCAAAAACCACATATTCATCAGAGCGCTTCCAATCCAACGATGCAGCCGTCGCGATACCCTGGATTGGCATAAAACCAAGAAGCCATGTTTCATTGGCCTCTCAAATGCAATTCAAGTATACTTCAAGTTGCAGTGGAgactgttcttccactaacagcaGTACGCCAAGATCCTCTGCTCCTGGTATTTTCAGTCTGAACCAGGAGCTGTTCACCGAGCCCTCTTGCAAAGGGCCGGCAGCAACTTGGCCAGAGGAAATGCTGCCATCTTGCTCGATCGGTGCAAATTTGGACGAGTCGCAGTACAAGCTCCTGAGGAACTGTTCACAGAGCACATCAAACTCCTGGGGTCGAGTGATCGTAACCGCAGGATGGGACGGCAGAATTAGGTCGTTCCAGAATTATGGCCTGCCGGTGCATCAGTGA